The Bacteroidota bacterium genome window below encodes:
- a CDS encoding prolipoprotein diacylglyceryl transferase, translating into MYAGFTDLLNDLFGTHFTYSFPPMFGLLVATSFLLAAWTMAMELKRKESLGLLHPVTRTMTVGKPAGMDEYFWNAVFGFILGSKIFYAIFNSEEFFTDPQAALLSLKGSLAGGIIWAAVAIGWKYYESKKQLLKEPKEVELKVYPHQMVAEITMAAAVGGLLGAKVFHLLEYWNDFMADPAGMFFSGSGLTMYGGLIVGGATVLWYGKKNNIAPLHLCDATAPGLMLAYGTGRLGCQLAGDGDWGIVNTSPKPSLLSWIPDWMWSYTYPNNVVGEGIPIEGCVGNHCNELAQGVYPTPLYESIMCISLFFLLWAMRKKISTPGRLFSWYLVFNGIERFLIEHIRVNSQYHIGNLGFTQAQLISLLLALVGVLGLFYFRDKKQLA; encoded by the coding sequence ATGTACGCAGGATTCACTGATCTATTGAATGATCTTTTCGGAACACATTTCACCTACTCATTTCCACCGATGTTTGGATTGCTTGTAGCCACTTCATTTTTACTGGCTGCATGGACGATGGCTATGGAATTGAAAAGGAAAGAATCGCTGGGTCTACTCCATCCTGTTACCAGAACGATGACAGTAGGAAAACCTGCAGGAATGGATGAGTATTTCTGGAATGCTGTCTTTGGTTTTATTCTTGGCTCGAAGATCTTTTATGCAATCTTTAACAGCGAGGAATTCTTTACTGATCCACAAGCTGCATTATTATCTCTTAAAGGAAGTTTAGCCGGAGGAATCATCTGGGCTGCTGTTGCCATTGGATGGAAATACTACGAAAGCAAAAAACAACTTTTAAAAGAGCCCAAAGAAGTTGAGCTAAAAGTTTATCCGCATCAGATGGTTGCTGAGATCACTATGGCTGCTGCAGTCGGTGGTTTACTTGGTGCAAAAGTTTTTCATTTACTTGAATACTGGAATGACTTCATGGCCGATCCGGCGGGAATGTTTTTCAGCGGCAGTGGACTTACAATGTATGGCGGCTTGATCGTTGGCGGCGCTACCGTTTTATGGTATGGTAAAAAGAATAATATAGCTCCACTACATCTGTGCGATGCTACAGCACCCGGATTAATGCTTGCATATGGAACAGGTCGATTAGGTTGCCAGCTTGCAGGTGATGGCGACTGGGGAATCGTAAATACTTCGCCTAAACCTTCTTTACTTTCATGGATCCCTGACTGGATGTGGTCATACACCTATCCCAATAATGTTGTCGGTGAAGGTATTCCTATTGAAGGTTGTGTTGGAAATCATTGCAATGAATTAGCTCAGGGTGTTTACCCGACTCCGCTTTATGAAAGTATAATGTGTATTTCGCTCTTCTTTTTGTTGTGGGCAATGCGTAAAAAGATCAGTACTCCCGGACGATTATTCTCCTGGTATTTGGTGTTCAATGGAATTGAAAGATTTTTAATTGAACATATCCGTGTAAACTCTCAATATCATATCGGAAACCTTGGCTTTACTCAGGCCCAGTTGATCTCTTTGTTATTAGCATTAGTAGGTGTTCTGGGATTGTTTTATTTCAGGGATAAAAAACAACTTGCCTGA